A window of Ciconia boyciana chromosome 9, ASM3463844v1, whole genome shotgun sequence genomic DNA:
CTGCAGGACATTGTAGAGCAGCAGCTTGCCAAGAGGGAGGACAGGGTAGTCACAGAcatagatatttaaaaaatcaatacaatGCTCATATACATTAAATTCCCAGAAGTGGCTTAAGTTCCTGGAACAAGTCTCCTCTTGCTTAAATAAGCAGCATCTTAAAAACCTCATGGTGCGTTTTAACAGCtcatcttcagaaaaagctatttcagcATTAAGCGAAGTTGCTGTATTTGATGCAGCACAAGACCTgtggttttcttgtttcttattcTCTGAGCCCTTATCTGACTGAAACGTCCAGGTGATGCTAAGGAAGGATGGATAATTCAGGTACAAGCACAGCGGAGTGGGCTTTTCTAGTGATTATAAAGACTTTTGGTATATGCAGAAACCCTATTATATGCCTGACTGTTACTCTGAATCTGTAAACTGTTCCTAATGCTGTCTGCCTAGAATTGTATTCAGCTTGAAAAAGTAAGATGCAAATAATGATTCAACTAgacttctgtttttcccttcctcaggtCAAGAGTAATCTGAATCCAAACGCAAAGGAGTTTGTTCCTGGGGTGAAGTACTTAAATATTTGAGTAGACTGGGCCCTCTCTTGGTGGATGTAGCACAATTTCCACACTGTGAAGCCAGTATTAGAAGATTTAATTGTAAAAGCTCTCTCTTCTTGTCACTGTGTTACACTTATGCATTGCCAAAGTTTTGTTAGTCTTGCATGCTCAATAAAAGTGCTGAGACTGTTATTAAGTAAATCTGTCAAAAGTTTAATGGAAACATAATTGGGCCCTGGCTCTCTGCAAAGGAGACAGTGAGGTAAGAAGCACCAGTCAAGTTGAGACAAAGTACCATGTTTGTAAAACTTTCTGCAGActctgtctttttaaataggACTTGGAATTTGCTAGTGATGGTCTGTTTTTAACTAAAGATGTGTTAACTGGTGCTAGTTTGCACCTGATAATGCCttaacttaaaaatgaaagcaaggaGATCTGATTGTTACGCAAATTAGCtaactttcctttgaaatatcAGTATTGTTACTAATGttaatttttccccttaaaaaaacTTCATGCTCCTTTTAAGCAGCATGAGCTTTAACAGAAATTTTACAGACCTGTACAGAGTCGTAGATCTCAGCTACTGAACTAACATCCAAGCAattggaaggaagaaattcccTGTACTTTGCAGTATGTTATCATGTTAGAAACGTTTCACTTCCTAATTATGTTAAAGGAGATGTGAATTTCATCACAATTTCTTCCAAGAACCCAGATACGTACATAGCATTGCCTATGTAACTTTTAGCATACAACTTTATTATAGCTGGATTTAACCAAGAAAACCCTAGCATTAGTGATTTGAGTGGTGCTTTTCCCTTGCTTTGTTTAATCATCACTACACAATAGTCTACAGcacaacaacttttttttttttcttttaataaagctAGAACAGTTTTGGCTTCTTAAACTTCATATTCGGGTAGGTTAAGCTGCCATACGTGTTCAGTGTGAATAGTGTTTAAGttgaaaatattgtaaaaaaattatattttttcaaaaatatttaaaaaaataaataatagtagAACTCATGTGGTGGCTGTCTCATGAATATGCATCTCACATGGAAACTCATTTGGCAACATGCAGAGGAAAGGGCTGACGTTATGGGTACGGGGCCTGCAAGGCTGTTGGAACACAATAGCCTGAAATAATTCATCTGAGGTTGAACTCTGActgctcttttatttctttcctcctgctttgtgCGCTTGCCTGGGCATATTTTCCTTCGTTCTCACCGCTGCTAATCCCAGTTCAGCTCCACTGCTGTTGGCAGCATGGGCAGTCCTAGTTAACAGCTGATGGCACTATATAAAGCCCGCTGCCTGGTGTGTGCTGTTGGAGGCTTTGGCACGGTGGCTGTTAGAGCTGGGGTGCTCTCAGTCCTTGGGTATGAATCTGGTCCACTCTTGCTTCACAACTTTGCCCAGCCTTGctgttagtattttttttttaagctccaGTTAAACCAAATGgaaacacttcagaaattacACAGTACTGCAGAACAGGAAGAGTGAGATGAAGCCTTCATGCAGGTGTTAGCCCACAGCATAACCACATTGCTGTGTTGGTCTTGCTCCAGGTGGAGGAACCCCTCTCAGAGGAATTCAGTCAGACCAAATAATTTTGCTCTGCAAAATGCTAATTGCAATTATCCCAGGCTCCTTACTGAGCATTACCTTCCCCCTTCCTAACCTGAAATCTGCTGGCATTCCTAGAAGCAGCAAAACTACTCTGGCATATCCACTGACTTGGAAGTAGTTTGGACTCGAGCACCAAAAGACACAAGGTCAGGAAATAACATGCTACCATGCCCCGGCTTATTTTTAGCTGGAGTGGGAGTTTCACCAGAGAACCCCTGcgtggctggcagcagctgtttGTCGGTTAGCTTCCTCCTGGGGTTTCAGCCCCAGTGCGATTACTGGGTGATTGGCATTCAGGGTGATTGGCAACTGAATGCTGCTGCTAGGAGCCAGCTTGTTGTGAAACAGCCAGCCTTActgtggtttggtttctttgctgtgtttttttccctgccgTATCCCAGCCAACTATATAACATGGGGAAGTTTATTGAAGAGCTGAACTTCCCGATGGTCTCTGCTGGGATGGAGATGGCCTTCTCCAttgcagcccctgccctgctgtgcttGGGGTTTGTGACTACAACAGAGTTGATggcacaccagtgttttggctgttgctgcacagtgcttgcacagcatcggggctttctctttctcttgctccAGCCCCAGCGAGCAGGCTGTGGGtgggcaagaagctgggaggggacacagctgacCAAAAGGGTATTGCACACCGTTTAACGTCACGTTTGACAACAAAACTGGGACAGCAGAAGAGGGGgggttctgctgctgctcagagcctGGCTGGGCATTGCTGTGCTTGTGGGAGATGGTGAGCGattgcttttgcatcacttgggagtttttggtggttgtttctttcccctcttcacttattaaactgtctttgtctcgACCTGTgggttttctcacttctgctcttcctgctCGGGCTGGGGAGCGAGTGTGTGGCCATGTCACCATGCTAGTGCAGACAGCCAGTGACAGGGTCATGCAATGCTGGCTTCAACTTTGGCATTTTGGTGCTAAACTCAAGCCCAGAAATGGGCTTGACTGTCGTCAATGAGGCCATCGGCTGCcttctgtgcctgctgctggaaACCAACCAGCTGCACAAGGCAGCACTTCACCAGAGCGGCCGGGATGGAGCCGGCTGTCCAGTGCCCTCTGCGGCAGGACATGTTTGCCGAGTGGGTTGCACCGGGGTTCAGGCAGAAGCCCACCGAACATGCAGTTGCTAGGCCTGCACGAAATCTAGCGTGTCTCCATGTTGGGCAGCCCGGGAGGGAGTATGGAAAGCTGCTGGAGCCTTCGAAATGCAGAAGGGACGAGGGAGTGGTGCAGGACGCAGCAAAGACACTGCTAGGGCAAGTGGGCttgaattgttttttttaatgtataatcTTAAAATAGGCATCCTAATGCTGGTCTGGATACTGTACCCTGCACAGAGCCCACTTCAGCTGCCAGGTAGCCCTGCTAAAGCCAAGGGCACAGCATGAGAATTCGTGGCCCCGGGTCGGACTTCGTGGCTCTGGGAGCTCTGGCTGGCTCCGATGGCGGCTAATGAGCTTCAGCAAGCGCCAAACGAGGCTCAACCAGCTAAAGCTTGAGATGGAGCAATGACACGGGGGGTGGTGGTCCCCAGGCAGGTACCCCGGGAGCTCGAGATGTCCCTGAAAGGCACCTTTGAGTTTCCCTAGCCCTATGTTCGAGATGAGCACCAGAAGCCTTGTCTTTGGACTTGGTGGGTGCTAACGAACTCCGACAGCACCCGTGGGAGCTCGGCTTGGCTTCTCCGGTGCCGGGGCGCGAGGCCTCCCCTTGCTCAGACCTTTGTGCACACGGAGAGCCCGTCTGCATTATCTTGCATGTCTGCGGCTGCCGCTGCCACGCCACTGCCCTTCGCCCGGGCCTTAAACCCCGTGAACACCGGGCAGATGGGCACGTGCGTCAGCCACCGGCTCTTCCTCACTGCACTCATCCCGAAGGGGAAGTCGTAGCTCctcaggctggctcttgctgtGCTGTCCGAGTGCGCACCCGCCTTCCACTGCACCAGCCCTCGCTCCTCCTGCGTCCCTGCAGCAGCGGGCACTGCGTCAGCCAAGATGCcggtgcctgcctgcctgtaGCCAGGATGCCCAGCATCAGCCCCCCCCATCGCCCTCTGATCCCCTTTTGCAGCTTTAACCCAAAATTAATCTGCCTCCAACCCCCTGTGCTTCCTCCTGCTGGCTCCATGTGCTTTAATTACCTGGGATGGTGTTATCCAGGACGAAGGCGATGGTCCCCCCGACGAACATCTCCGTCGTTAGCAGCACCGTCAGTATCTGGTCCAGCTCGGGGACACCTGCGAGGGTGCAGGGACTGAGCCAGGGCGTACTGTGGTAATCTGGATTTGCCTAATTAATCGTCGCTTACCCAGGGTGGGAAAGCGCCTGCAAGAACTGCCCTCCTGTCTTCTTAAACACCCAAAACTGGGGCTTTTTGTGGCAGGCAGGTACCTGTGTTAATGGCCTTAGGGTGGGAATCCAGGTAGTTTGGCAGTGTCAGCCCAAAAAACATGGCAAAGCCCAGCACAAAGAGGTTGCGGGAAGAGTTCATGTCGACAAACTGCAGGTTGGAGAGGCCAACAGCCGTGATCATGCCTGCCATGAGAGACGGTGGCTGGGTTGCGGGCAGACAGGGATGCCCATGCTGCCGGCTGAGAGCTGGGCATTGGGTGGGCTGCCCGCAAAGGCAGTGAAGGATGTTCAAACCTAGCCGTGGTTTGACCCAAACCCTCAAAGCCCGCCCTCTGCATCCCTCAGGCTCGTCAGCCCCCGAATCCCTGGGGAAATGGCCCGGGGCTGATGATAATGGCGCCCTGGGCTTGACGTGCCGAGGTTACCGAATAAGGTGCAGAACATCCCGCCGAGGATGGGGTCAGGCAGGGAGGCGAACAGTGCCGTGAACTTGCCAATGGTCCCCAACACAAGCATGATGCCAGCCCCGTACTGTAtcaccctcctgctccccacctgcaCGGAGAGACCAGCAGCAGGTGATGGCACCCGTCCCCCCGACCGAGTCGGGACCTCTCCCCGGCCCCAGTACCTTTGTGATGCCCAGGACACCAATGTtagggctggaggaggtggagcCGTTGCCGGTTCCCAGCAGCCCCGCGATGATGCAGGAGATACCTTCAGTGAAAATGCCCCTGGGGAAAAACACGAATGGGCTGGTCCCTGCCACTGCTCTCCTGCGGCATCCCTGCCTGGTGGTGCCCCGGGACGCCACGGCATGGGCAGGGTACCAGCAGGGCCAGCTGGCCGTACCTGTTAATGGCATGCacggggggagcgggggctcCTGCCAGCCGGGCGCAAGAGTAGTAGTCCCCGATAGACTCAATGATGCCCGCCAGCGTGGCACTGAACATGCCCAGCACGGCCGCTGAGGTCACTGTGGGCAGACCCCACTGGCCTATCCGGGGGGCAGAGCGGGGCGTCAGGGTGGGGGGCATCCCAGGTCCTGGCCCCCCTGGTGCTCACTGGTGCTGCTTTGGGacatcccccccaccccacaccccctcccaccccccctcccaggcgctccccagccccagtgaTGCTGGGCTGAGTCCCTGCATTCCCAGGGGTGAAAGGGTGTTGGGAGAGGGGTCCCAcatgctgcagggctgcctggcaCTCACAGGGGTAGGGGACCCGAAACCAGGGTGCCACGGACAGGATCTCCCCCCGGGCGTCCGTCCTGGCCTTGTAGCCGTATGCCTCGGGCTGGCTGGGGAAGACACCGGTGCGTGTCAGCACATAGCAGAGCAGCCACACCACCATGATGGCCAGGATGATCTGCAgggggggggagcagagacTGGGGATGCACTTCACATCGCGTGGAAAAAAGGGGGATTTTTGGGacatcaccaccaccatcaccaccacccaccccccaccccccccaggaCCTGGCAGCTCTCAGCCAGTCCCTACCGGGAACATCTTGAAGATCTGGACGCGGAGCAGGACGAAGCCACTGCCCCGCCGGTAGCCAGGCAGGCAGACGGTGACGTGCCGCAGGTACTGGGCAAACAGAACGATCAGGAAGATGGTCCTGGGGggttgagagagagagagaggaggtcCCTCGTGCCCCAGTGTGCTTCTGGCTCCATGGGGGACACCCCTAACCCCTTGTcccctcatccccatccccatgccgTACAGCACCGCGATGCCCCAGTGGGAGCCGGCCCGCTCGCCGGCCGCCTGGAAGACGGAGAGCCCGATGAGGGAGACGGTGGGGGTGACGGTCAGTGGCCCAATGTAGCTGAGCAGCGCCCCAGGGAGGCCCAGCAGCCCGATGGCCACCTCCACCAGGCTGGACACCACGATGGCCCCCTGGATCTGCAGAGCatggagggggggagagaggaagtCAGCACCtgctgggggtgttggggtctCCTGGGGATGGCAGAGGGGCATACCTCTCGCATGCGGGGCTGCCAGATGTGAGAGGTGTTGAGCGGCAGCACCCAATTGCCGTAGATCTGctctggggatggagggggggtGAGgtggtccctggggtggggggaagcagcTGGACgcccctcctgcacccctctGCCCTCACCTTCGGGTGGGCATTGCCACTTCTCCAGGGCCAGGATGGACTTGGCAGGGACGAGGAAGGCCAGCGCGCTTGCCTGGAAGAGGGGcagcctgggggggggagggggggaagggcGAGAGGGGACACCTGCGCCCATGGCCTGGGGACGGGCAGCGGGGGTCTCCACCAGGGCCACGGCTCTACCTGATGCCCACGGTGGTCTGGATGAGGGTGGTGATGCCGACGCAGGTGAAGATGGTGCCGATGAGGTAGCTCACGGTGAGCTGGTCCTTGCCCACGCACAGGCTCTCGGCCAGCAGGAAGGGGACAGCAATGGTGCCGCTGAAGCAGGTCAGGTAGTGCTGGGGGGCGAGGGAGGGCTTAGTGGGctggggtgccgtggggtgcccGTGCCACATGGAGCGGGGACTTGGGCTCTGCCAGTGGGGGGTACCCCCCTTCCAGGCCGTACCTGGAAGCCGAGCAGGATGCAGAGGTACCAGGGGGGCACGTCCTCGATCCTGTAGAGCATGTCCACCTCCGGCTGGGGGGGCCCGGTGCCTGCCCCGGGGTCCTGGCATGCAGGGggcacagctcagccccagcttgCCCAAGGGAGTCAGGGacgggggacacacacaccccccacacTGTCCCCAGGGGTGGCACAGACtgccccatgggaccccctGCACCCTCAGGGATGGGCAGGGGTCCCAGCTGACTGGTCTGCATCTAATGGTGCGTTACAGAAGGATTTGGGGTGTGTGCTGTGTGGGGGTGCCCCAGTACTCACCCTGCCCATTGCAGGCAGCTCCTTCgcagggggatgtggggggccGGTGGGAGCAAGAGCTGAGTTCCCATTCTGGCAGCAATGGCGAGGCGGGAGCTGGGTCAGTGTTGCCCTGGGTGTCCCATGGGAATGGGGATGGGCTCTGTCCCGGGGACGTGAGGGCCACTGGCCCACAGCTCGGCATGCAAGCCTGGTCAGCCCCACCcgtccccagctctgccccccaTGAGCTGGCTCCAAGCTCGGAAACCTGTTGTCCGCATGCAATGGTTTGTCCCCAGGAGAGGGTGGAGGGGGTGTCTCCACTGGCCCTGGGGTGCCCAGACCACCCTGCAGGTGCCAGGAAGGACAGCACAGCCAGTCCCAGCCACAGCGTCCCAGCACGTTCCCTTGGTCCCGGGCTTCACTGCAGCCCTCGCGCTCATCCCATCCTTTGCCAGTCCCGGCTGGGCATCATGGCCCCGAGCTGGCCATCATTTGGGGTCGGTACCCCCAGCCACCCActtccctccccactgccccgGGATATGGCcaaggaggggacagggacgagGACAGAGGCTGCATTCACCTGGGGCTGAGCCAGGTCTCCCGAGCAGGTCCCCATCCTCCAGCGATGCGGCCCCGGCACCGATGTTACCACACGGGGGGTTTTATGGCCGTGGGAAGGACTTTAGTCACCACCCGGGCTGCGGCGCCAGGTGGCAGGCTGGAAGGTGGCCATTGGCTGTCGGTTGTGAAACTGGGGAGCACTGCCTTGGGGACGGATCAGCTATTAACTCCTTTAATTAGGGCTGGCACTGCCGGCAGGGCCAG
This region includes:
- the SLC23A1 gene encoding LOW QUALITY PROTEIN: solute carrier family 23 member 1 (The sequence of the model RefSeq protein was modified relative to this genomic sequence to represent the inferred CDS: inserted 3 bases in 2 codons) codes for the protein MAXPSSLPPGAAARVVTKVLPTAIKPPXVVTSVPGPHRWRMGTCSGDLAQPQNGNSALAPTGPPHPPAKELPAMGRDPGAGTGPPQPEVDMLYRIEDVPPWYLCILLGFQHYLTCFSGTIAVPFLLAESLCVGKDQLTVSYLIGTIFTCVGITTLIQTTVGIRLPLFQASALAFLVPAKSILALEKWQCPPEEQIYGNWVLPLNTSHIWQPRMREIQGAIVVSSLVEVAIGLLGLPGALLSYIGPLTVTPTVSLIGLSVFQAAGERAGSHWGIAVLTIFLIVLFAQYLRHVTVCLPGYRRGSGFVLLRVQIFKMFPIILAIMVVWLLCYVLTRTGVFPSQPEAYGYKARTDARGEILSVAPWFRVPYPCQWGLPTVTSAAVLGMFSATLAGIIESIGDYYSCARLAGAPAPPVHAINRGIFTEGISCIIAGLLGTGNGSTSSSPNIGVLGITKVGSRRVIQYGAGIMLVLGTIGKFTALFASLPDPILGGMFCTLFGMITAVGLSNLQFVDMNSSRNLFVLGFAMFFGLTLPNYLDSHPKAINTGVPELDQILTVLLTTEMFVGGTIAFVLDNTIPGTQEERGLVQWKAGAHSDSTARASLRSYDFPFGMSAVRKSRWLTHVPICPVFTGFKARAKGSGVAAAAADMQDNADGLSVCTKV